The following are encoded together in the Salvia hispanica cultivar TCC Black 2014 chromosome 6, UniMelb_Shisp_WGS_1.0, whole genome shotgun sequence genome:
- the LOC125192803 gene encoding plastid-lipid-associated protein 6, chloroplastic, with product MASMLRSPLPLSHHASTSVSSFPTAPHILGNLPALHRRSCDFKNQVVCQSSSGEVTFIQPPKSKDDLDASLKIKLLSAVSGLNRGLAASEDDLRKADEAAKELEAAAGPVDLCAENDKLQGRWKLIYSSAFSTRTLGGSRPGPPTGRLLPITLGQVFQRIDVFSKDFDNIVELELGAPWPLPPVELTATLAHKFELIGSSGIKITFDKTTVKATGNLSQLPALDVPRIPDALRPQSNTGSGEFEVTYLDSDTRITRGDRGELRVFVIA from the exons ATGGCGTCGATGCTTCGGTCGCCGCTCCCTCTCTCCCACCACGCATCCACTTCTGTCTCCAGTTTTCCCACAGCTCCTCACATACTTGGAAATTTGCCGGCGCTTCATCGGAGAAGCTGTGATTTCAAGAATCAAGTCGTTTGTCAATCCTCTTCCGGTGAAGTCACCTTCATTCAGCCCCCTAAATCTAAAGATGATCTCGATGCCTCTCTCAAGATCAAATTATTG AGTGCTGTTTCTGGGCTGAACAGAGGTCTTGCTGCGAGCGAAGATGACCTGCGAAAAGCCGATGAAGCCGCGAAAGAGCTTGAAGCAGCTGCAGGTCCAGTTGATCTGTGTGCTGAGAATGATAAGCTTCAAGGCAGGTGGAAACTCATTTACAGCAGTGCCTTCTCAACTCGAACCCTTGGAGGTTCCCGGCCCGGCCCACCTACGGGGAGGCTTCTTCCCATAACTCTCGGCCAG GTGTTCCAAAGGATCGATGTCTTCAGCAAAGACTTTGACAACATTGTTGAGCTCGAATTGGGGGCTCCGTGGCCTCTTCCGCCTGTCGAATTGACCGCCACCTTAGCCCACAAGTTCGAACTCATAG GAAGTAGTGGAATCAAGATCACGTTTGACAAGACAACGGTGAAGGCTACGGGAAACTTGTCTCAGTTGCCGGCATTGGATGTTCCACGGATACCGGATGCGCTCAGACCTCAATCTAATACGGGAAGTGGTGAGTTTGAGGTTACATACCTTGACTCTGATACACGTATAACTCGAGGGGACAGAGGAGAGCTCAGGGTTTTTGTCATCGCGTGA
- the LOC125196086 gene encoding uncharacterized protein LOC125196086 yields MALSRLLLPNSTIRSCRLGYSAATAKFCSSGSSDGDGGRTLQLKEEADTKIMLSDIVSEAVAKNPSLSEVEVLGNIMPQYGDRHKTTTLSDIFTVHKSNPSETTARNDRAKNNASIHPSHEPSNEPCEEDAEKNPFQRLVQTLSIGARHSPFNPTELYSSTGLTKGNSLNADVQGSDKYDRSNLLTFPAGTSTIEDRETNKSGFDLELKEQENCVKVLLPTSNNDQKQRQTKNLAGAESEGHRVLVRFLQSSVSKSALSEFFKNCGEILKIECRNAPRSQFKTASIDFKTRDGLLKALSRSGMYLSGQIVVEPAAPGNRSAVTVPGLLGDLDIPAALVKNPTRTIRIEHLTEEMSSHHIVEALAFCQSKVSSYFLGPSPSVAYVELETEIGKERALAKQSINVLGRHLVILRIDCPRTTAVRITSSRFPLVGDVVQICRSLGDVSASFSRDPNVLDVHFKVSEWPNMVKILNSLNGCVVKGSPVHAEPAPVFPPEVLLALWHHPLERKHLKATAQALLLKLKSELDTSELDFLENNFFSA; encoded by the exons ATGGCTCTCTCTCGTCTCCTTCTTCCAAATTCAACCATTCGCTCCTGCAGATTAG GGTATTCAGCCGCAACAGCAAAATTCTGCTCTTCAGGGAGTTCTGATGGCGACGGCGGCAGAACGCTGCAATTGAAGGAAGAAGCTGATACAAAGATCATGCTATCAGATATAGTAAGCGA GGCTGTGGCGAAGAATCCCAGCCTCTCTGAGGTAGAAGTTCTTGGGAATATAATGCCACAATACGGTGACCGCCATAAGACTACAACTCTAAGTGATATTTTCACGGTGCATAAGAGTAATCCTAGTGAAACCACGGCTCGGAATGATAGGGCAAAGAATAACGCATCTATTCATCCATCTCATGAGCCTTCAAATGAACCCTGTGAAGAGGATGCTGAAAAAAATCCCTTTCAAAGGCTTGTTCAAACTTTATCTATCGGAGCACGGCATTCACCATTCAATCCAACTGAGCTTTATAGTAGCACAGGTCTCACTAAAGGCAACTCATTAAATGCTGACGTGCAAGGATCTGACAAGTATGATAGGTCGAATTTGCTAACTTTTCCAGCTGGGACTTCTACAATTGAGGACAGGGAGACAAACAAATCGGGCTTTGATCTTGAGTTGAAAGAGCAAGAAAATTGTGTGAAGGTTTTGCTTCCCACAAGTAATAATGATCAAAAGCAAAGACAGACAAAGAATTTGGCCGGAGCAGAATCAGAGGGGCACAGAGTACTAGTAAGGTTCCTGCAGAGTTCTGTTTCCAAGAGTGCATTATCTGaattttttaagaattgtGGGGAGATCTTGAAAATTGAATGTCGTAATGCCCCAAGGTCTCAGTTCAAAACTGCTTCTATCGATTTTAAG ACCAGAGACGGGCTTCTGAAAGCGCTCAGCAGATCTGGAATGTATCTTTCTGGGCAGATAGTTGTGGAACCTGCTGCTCCAGGAAACAGGAGCGCAGTAACCGTTCCTGGCTTGCTTGGCGACCTTGATATCCCAGCTGCTTTAGTAAAGAACCCAACTAGGACGATAAGAATAGAACATTTAACTGAAGAGATGAGTTCACACCATATAGTAGAAGCTCTGGCCTTCTGTCAGAGCAAAGTATCTAGCTATTTTCTGGGGCCCTCCCCTTCTGTTGCTTATGTGGAGCTGGAG ACAGAAATTGGCAAAGAACGGGCGCTTGCAAAACAGTCCATCAATGTCTTGGGAAGGCATCTGGTCATACTAAGAATTGATTGTCCAAGAACGACAGCAGTAAGGATTACAAGCAGCAGATTTCCCCTTGTAGGAGATGTTGTACAAATATGCAGATCTCTTGGAGATGTTAGTGCATCCTTTTCAAGAGACCCGAATGTACTAGATGTGCATTTTAAAGTTTCTGAATGGCCAAACATGGTGAAGATCCTGAACAG CTTAAATGGATGCGTGGTGAAAGGTAGTCCAGTGCACGCTGAGCCTGCACCGGTCTTCCCTCCTGAGGTGCTGTTAGCTCTCTGGCATCACCCACTGGAACGAAAACATTTGAAAGCCACAGCGCAGGCGTTGCTGCTTAAACTGAAGAGCGAATTGGACACATCTGAATTAGACTTCCTAGAAAACAATTTCTTCTCTGCTTAA
- the LOC125195364 gene encoding factor of DNA methylation 1-like, with protein sequence MGEEDISEMKETCYKGFKAGNEKVKAADGKFTCPYCACKDQDYDLASLLQHAIRVSEGSLSLHQRARHSAMARYLAIDISYQSPEKYSDEDWVPLKRPRTQVTKKREKEAAEFKAKMDEMAAKIARAQKRAKEARADMERKIDELTEEINVLISKERACNDELQGVRKELIMGLGETGRHGHIGLKRIGQLNHDAFINHLVMRRPAGDNEIEGVVLCTVWEQKILKMSSGIRSSSLKMPMESLRDRSRRIMLCCNRSRKN encoded by the exons ATGGGTGAGGAGGACATCTCGGAGATGAAAGAAACGTGCTATAAAGGTTTCAAGGCTGGAAATGAGAAAGTGAAGGCGGCTGATGGAAAATTTACATGCCCCTATTGCGCATGTAAAGACCAGGACTATGACCTTGCTAGCCTCCTCCAGCATGCTATTCGTGTGTCGGAGGGCTCCCTAAGCCTCCACCAGAGGGCCCGGCATTCTGCAATGGCTCGATATCTTGCCATTGATATATCATACCAATCGCCAGAAAAATATTCCGATGAAGACTGGGTGCCTCTAAAGAGGCCGAGAACACAAGTCACTAAAAAG AGGGAGAAGGAGGCTGCTGAATTTAAGGCAAAAATGGATGAGATGGCAGCAAAGATTGCCAGAGCACAAAAG AGGGCGAAGGAGGCTCGTGCAGATATGGAGAGGAAGATCGATGAACTGACAGAAGAGATAAATGTACTAATCTCAAAAGAGCGAGCCTGTAACGATGAGCTGCAAGGTGTTCGCAAGGAGCTAATTATG ggGTTGGGTGAGACTGGCCGCCATGGCCATATTGGTCTGAAAAGAATAGGACAACTCAACCACGACGCTTTCATCAACCATTTGGTTATGAGGAGGCCTGCGGGGGACAATGAAATTGAGGGCGTCGTGCTCTGCACGGTGTGGGAGCAGAAGATTTTAAAGATGAGCAGTGGTATCCGTTCAAGTTCGTTGAAGATGCCAATGGAAAGCCTCAG AGATCGATCAAGGAGGATTATGTTGTGTTGCAATCGCTCAAGGAAGAATTAG
- the LOC125196085 gene encoding LOW QUALITY PROTEIN: kinesin-like protein KIN-10A (The sequence of the model RefSeq protein was modified relative to this genomic sequence to represent the inferred CDS: inserted 1 base in 1 codon) has product MAPTPSSKSSLSTPSSKASTPHHHSKTPHSKHRLNFAKEAASEHPVEVIGRIRDHPDLKTKLNANPSALQIAGDGKSVRVKTEIGYRDFTLDGASMSEEDDLEGFYKKFVESRINGVKLGQKCTIMMYGPTGSGKSHTMFGCLKQPGIVYNSLQGILGGEDEEEEGKLGLRTFVQVTVLEIYNEEIYDLLSPATNGGGFSLGWSKGGSASKVKLEVMGKKAKNATFISGNEAGKILREIQKVEKRRIVKSTLCNERSSRSHCMIIVDVPTVGGRLMLVDMAGSENIEQAGQTGLEAKMQTAKINQGNIALKRVVESIANGDSHVPFRDSKLTMLLQDSFEDDKSKILMILCASPDPRELHKTVATLEYGAKAKCIVRGPHTPVKGVEDSSSAVIMESRLAALDQFICKLQIENKTREKERNLAQKELIRKEEEVSLLRTKLALAEQRGVEASEEEINSKVNERTQKLKSELERKIRECENMANELVEMERRKMEEKILQQQQEVEMLRQRLEEIECELRLSKGGSSSVDMEGGTFMKKLLHSCNDDSDMVKSMDLANSLDLETKVIFNGDVNGIASAVSGYSYLNEGIYSFPNNRCLTTVYEEEECEDEDDDKSSHCDDEVQKEVIEEKQMIVTPDVATQDQGKSCFGDASEHEGLRLYDDSENTEEAAASRQLRIQNIFTLCGNYRELSQHGNTPAPARTASDSNDSYDTSITMINEISPLEKSISKDLMLSNKLAVGEEDLGKLEEDHVEVYVKWEASKENPGKLITTMKVLKDSTLADLRKLIEKHLGGDQQQSFTFLALEDPSGAPVAKDKEATTQTSKLPLCKNQLRGHLACLRPVKAVQCPARQPFSPLENKVATTAIPPHLTKRVDECFLPDXHISTPFITVVLLNAVVYSYVVSLDRAMSCTNGYVCAVYVLLVHQVDNGY; this is encoded by the exons ATGGCTCCCACACCTTCATCAAAATCGAGCCTTTCGACGCCGTCATCGAAAGCAAGCACACCCCATCACCACTCCAAAACCCCTCATTCAAAGCATCGCCTCAATTTCGCCAAGGAAGCGGCGTCGGAGCACCCAGTGGAGGTCATAGGGCGAATCCGCGATCACCCCGATCTCAAGACCAAGCTCAATGCTAACCCTTCCGCCCTTCAAATCGCCGGAGACGGCAAATCGGTGAGAGTCAAGACCGAAATTGGGTACCGCGACTTCACTCTCGACGGAGCCTCGATGTCGGAAGAGGACGATCTCGAGGGCTTCTACAAGAAGTTCGTGGAGTCGAGGATCAACGGCGTGAAATTGGGCCAGAAATGCACGATCATGATGTATGGCCCGACCGGGTCAGGCAAGAGCCACACGATGTTCGGGTGCTTGAAGCAGCCCGGTATCGTGTACAACTCGCTGCAGGGGATTTTGGGTGGGGAGGATGAGGAGGAAGAGGGGAAGTTAGGGCTGAGGACTTTTGTTCAAGTGACTGTGTTGGAGATTTATAATGAAGAAATTTATGATCTTTTGTCTCCAGCTACTAATGGTGGAGGCTTTAGTCTTGGATGGTCAAAGGGTGGCTCTGCCTCCAAG GTGAAGCTGGAAGTGATGGGGAAGAAGGCGAAGAATGCGACTTTTATTTCAGGCAATGAGGCTGGGAAGATACTGAGAGAGATTCAGAAAGTGGAGAAGAGAAGAATAGTAAAGAGCACTCTTTGCAATGAGAGAAGTTCTAGGAGCCACTGCATG ATAATTGTTGATGTTCCGACTGTTGGAGGACGCCTCATGCTTGTAGATATGGCTGGCTCGGAGAATATAGAGCAAGCTGGTCAAACCGGATTGGAAGCAAAGATGCag ACAGCAAAGATCAACCAAGGCAACATAGCACTGAAGAGAGTGGTTGAATCGATTGCAAATGGCGACTCTCATGTTCCCTTTCGTGATAGCAAGTTAACCATGCTTCTTCAG GATTCGTTTGAGGATGATAAGTCCAAGATTTTGATGATACTATGTGCCAGCCCGGATCCAAGGGAGTTGCATAAAACGGTTGCAACCTTAGAATATGGGGCGAAGGCAAAGTGCATAGTTCGAGGCCCCCATACACCTGTGAAGGGCGTTGAAGATTCTTCATCTGCTGTTATTATGGAGTCGAGGTTAGCAGCTCTGGACCAGTTCATCTGCAAGCTACAGATTGAGAACAAAACACGGGAAAAAGAGCGAAACCTAGCCCAAAAGGAGCTCATTAGGAAAGAAGAAGAGGTCTCTTTGCTAAGGACAAAGCTTGCTTTGGCAGAACAAAGAGGAGTTGAAGCAAGTGAAGAGGAGATCAATTCGAAAGTAAATGAACGTACACAGAAGCTTAAGAGTGAGTTGGAGAGGAAGATACGAGAATGTGAGAACATGGCCAACGAACTTGTTGAAATGGAGAGGCGAAAGATGGAAGAAAAGATTCTCCAACAGCAGCAGGAAGTTGAGATGCTGCGCCAGCGTCTGGAGGAGATTGAATGCGAACTTCGTCTCTCAAAGGGTGGGAGCTCGTCCGTGGATATGGAAGGTGGAACTTTCATGAAGAAACTTTTGCATTCCTGCAATGACGATTCGGACATGGTTAAGTCCATGGATTTGGCCAATTCACTCGACTTGGAAACGAAAGTGATTTTCAACGGAGATGTAAATGGCATTGCTAGTGCTGTTTCAGGCTACTCGTACCTTAACGAAGGGATTTACAGTTTCCCAAACAACAGATGCTTGACCACTGTGTACGAGGAAGAAGAATGTGAGGATGAGGATGACGATAAGAGCAGTCATTGTGATGATGAAGTGCAGAAGGAGGTGATCGAGGAGAAACAGATGATAGTGACACCAGATGTTGCTACCCAGGATCAAGGGAAGTCTTGTTTCGGTGATGCATCAGAGCACGAGGGACTCAGATTGTATGACGACTCTGAAAACACTGAGGAAGCAGCTGCCTCTCGCCAGCTGAggattcaaaatattttcactCTGTGTGGAAATTATAGAGAACTTTCACAGCATGGTAACACTCCTGCGCCAGCTAGAACGGCATCAGATAGCAATGATTCGTATGATACATCAATAACCATGATCAATGAAATCTCCCCACTCGAGAAGAGCATCTCAAAAGATCTTATGTTGTCGAATAAACTTGCCGTGGGAGAGGAGGATCTTGGGAAATTGGAGGAGGACCACGTTGAAGTATACGTGAAGTGGGAGGCATCAAAGGAGAATCCCGGGAAGCTCATCACCACAATGAAGGTTTTGAAAGACTCGACTCTTGCTGACTTGAGGAAGTTGATAGAAAAGCATCTTGGTGGAGACCAACAACAGTCTTTCACGTTTCTTGCTCTTGAG GATCCTTCTGGTGCCCCTGTGGCAAAGGATAAGGAGGCGACTACACAGACGAGCAAGCTCCCTCTTTGCAAGAACCAGCTACGCGGCCACCTGGCTTGTTTACGCCCAGTGAAGGCAGTTCAGTGTCCTGCTCGTCAGCCCTTTAGCCCGCTGGAAAACAAGGTGGCTACAACTGCGATACCGCCACATCTCACAAAGAGGGTTGATGAATGTTTTTTACCAG TCCACATCTCCACACCATTCATTACTGTAGTTCTACTAAATGCTGTTGTGTATTCATATGTTGTAAGCCTAGACCGCGCAATGAGCTGCACGAATGGGTATGTATGCGCAGTTTATGTACTCCTGGTGCATCAAGTTGACAATGGCTACTAA